The genomic stretch TCCCCCAGTTTTCTCCCAAAACTCCCCCTCGATGGGCAGAGGACCAAAAAACTCTACTTCAGATGATCTGTCAACAAGTAGAATCTATTAAGGTAAATAAACAGTAATGCATTTCCATTTGTCTTAGTAAGATGTGATCTGGGAAAGAGAAGTGACTTTTTCACTTTAAATAGTAGAAGTGAGATGGACAAATTAAATACTCTAAGATTATATATTtactattacagttggcccttcccttacgtgggggatccgttccgtcCCCTGCtgtgtaagggaaatactgcataaagtcaagccccattagaaacaatggggctcgttcccGTGGCGCGCACCCGGCGCGCCGCAGGGCACATGCCATGGGcgcgcaccccattgtttcttccagggtGTGGGAGAAGCCTTTCTGGTGCGGCTCCCAGCgcatgctggaagctgtgtatagtgcgcccgcatatgacgcTGGCACACTGTATACTAAAATCCTAGACTTATAATGATGGAAGGACAACTGCTTACATGTGATTGTTTCCTCTATTGTGGGTGTTCATTTCATACAGTGAAGTACTGACAAAAGTACTAAATTAACATCTTGTGTTAACATAGTTTTCACTTTTGCATAGGCAGACATTTACTTACCTTTGTTGAAAATACTAAATCTGAGTAAATATGCCTAGATATGTATGTAGTCAGACATTTGAATCCTTTTAACAGTAGATAGAACTAATTTTCCTGCAATGTAGGGAGATGATCCTACATGCTGGGTCTGTCACCTCCCTCGTACTctacatgttgttggacttcTGATCTGTCAGTCATCCTTGCCACCCTGTGAGGGAGATCCAGTCTCACCTTCCCAGTTCCATCCTGGCTCAGTTTGAATCAGGACAGGGTTTTTCACACTCCAGCACCTTTGGCCTTGGGAATCAGTTTCTGAGAGAAGTTTCTCTGATAGGTGGGTTGGGAGACCTTGATTTGTATTGAGCAGTGGTTGGGGGATGCATTGCAAAGTCCAGGTGGCACAGGGCCTGTGGTCACCAAGTAAGAGGATACACAATATACGCTAGTTGAAGCTACGGGTAGTGTGTTTGGCCCTCAATCTGCGTTTGGAAGTTCAGGGCAAACTTATTGATCTGAATAGAAAACATGACCACCAAAGCAAGGGGGGACATGATCACGGACCCTGAGAGGCATCTCACCTTTAGTCATTCACAGGGGAGTATGAGGTGCCAACTAAATCATGAGGCTGCATGGTTATGCAGAAGGAGCCTGGACCAGGTGGAGTAGGCTCTGAATTCTCTGGTATTTCAAAGGCTAGTACAAATGTTTGATACTCTGGGTGAATCATTACACCTCTCAAGAGAATCAAACTGCCTCGGTCTATAACAAAATATTGGGCAGATGGAGCATAGACTTTAGATGCTCTCACATTAAATTGGCCAAGGGTGTTGTGCTACACCTTTTCTCCAGTGTAGTGCCACTCCCACcccgggtgtcacctggtgcagtcctctTTGTGATGAAACTGTTGCTGCTGTGGCAAAGCTGAACCACAAAAGCACTGTTGTCTTTAGCAGTGTCCTCTTCATGAAGATACCATTGCTGCCGTGGCAAAACAGGGCTAGGTGCACTCCAGCTTTTCTTTCACCGCAGCGGCAGTGGCCTCCTTTATGAAATTGTTGCCACCACAGCAAAGCAGTTCCAAGTGTGCTCTGCCTTGTCTGTTCTTTGCTGTGGCAGCAGATAGTTCCACCTGAAGAGACCGTGGCTGCTGCGGCAAAGCTGGGAGGGGTACACTTTCCCCTCTTCACAGTGGGAAGAGGGACCAAACAGGTGTtatccctcttctggggtgtcacccaatgcaggcTGCACCACCGTCTCCCCtggtgacaccactactcctgTGCTGATATTGTCCAATGtgttacagaaaataaaaatggagggagCATAGGTAAATTTAACAGCACCTGTATGGCTTCATCAGCCTTGGTTTTCTGAGGTAGACAGCATGCAGGTTCAGGAGAGTTGGTCTCAACCATCTTGGCCAGACTATATACTGTATGCCtaattctagaaattttagtcaagaaaTTGACTCAGAAAACCTAAATCAACTTATCTATTGGTCATTGTAAGTActataccttaactcttatttaaaaaaagaatcatgcTCTAGTGAAGGGCAAGAGTGTAATTTATCCTGGAAGCAGGAAGAGTATGTCTTCCTTTGGCTGGAAATGGCCTATTGCTTTCTTTcgtaaaatttgcatgtggttctGCAGGCTTTGTTGCAGGCTCTTTTTGAACCCTTTAGATCAATGGATTTGAAATTTCTTACACGGAAACGTTTATTTTTTATTGCTACTACTTTGTTTCTCAGGACATCTGAGTGTGGACTCTGTCTGTCTGAGGAGTTGTGTGGATTTCACGATTCAGTTGTTCCTCAATTAGATTCCTCTTTTGTTCCTAATAAGAGTCAACTGATGTTTTCTTCCACCTTGTATTGTTGGTTGTAGCAATGCATTGAATTGGCTTATGTGTGCACAGTTTTAAGCCGGTTTCAGAAAGGATACAGGCCCACTCCATTTGTAGTGTTGCCATGTCTGTGACATTGAACACAACAGCATCTTCATTGGGGATTTGTAGGGCAGCCACTTggtttctccatcttctttcaTTAGACACTGCAGGATGGACAGATTTGCTTCAATAGGTGCTTCCTTTGGTAGGCATGTTCTGCAACAGGTTGTGTCTAGTAGGTTGTTGCCCACCCAGGTGGTATGGTGACCATATGTGTAGGTCCCAGTGTGAAGGATTACCTCACCATACTGCAGGAAAATGGAATATTGCTACTTACCATGAGGATTCCTTTTCTGTAGTTGTCAGGAGGGAATTCTTCCCACCCTAGTTTGTGAAGTTTATCTGTTTCAAGCCACTGGCagtatattttttgttttctctggaGCTTTGTCAAACCATGACTGGGAAGGTGGGACTGGCTATGTCTCAAGGTGGTAAGGATGACTGACAGACTAGAAGCCTTGCCTCTGAAGCATGAGGGAGGAGCCAGACCCAGCATGGAGGGATTCCTTAcaggaaaaccttgattttgccattttatgtaaagaacaccattttactatgttattgaatttaatgggactcgaacattcacaaattttggtatccacaggtgggcTTGGAAACAAaccacaatggataccaagggcacactgtaccagTGTTCCAATTTAAGTTCTTAATGGCTTCTACTAAAACTGAACTCGTTTTCCAAGTAAACAACAGGGACCTAAAGTTTTTCACAGCAGTTAAGAAGCGTGTATTAATAAGATAAACTTTATTTCTGTCTGTGAGgttctttgcatttcttttagGGAGATTCTTTACAGGGGGGGATAAATGTATTAGTGTAAAGAGTTTCTAACGTTTCTACATTTCTGATAGAATGAGATGCAAGAAATGAAACTTAACAATTCAAATACAAACATGTCTCATCGGTGGCCTGCTGAAAGCTATGCAACAGAGACTATGCCAGATGGTTATCAAGGAGCACAGAACTTTCACGGAGCACCATTGACTGGTAACTACATAGTAAAAGAGTTATAGACTTGAACATTTTATGTAAAATCATTATGTTATATCAGTTGTTTACCATTGAGTACTGTTAAATGGGCAAAATACTTGAAGGAGACTTTACTAAGACCATTTCTTGAAGGATAGGATTCATTTAAGGGAATTTGTTTTCCTGGTTCATAGTCTCATGATCTGACTGACAATTTTCCACAGGTTTTGAGAAgaatgatgtattatcacactgCATGTTTGCATAATAGCATGCCAAAAGTGCAGAgaaatatttgatgtttttagaTTTAAGGCTGCTGCAACCTTGAGTATTCTTAACATTATCTTTTGTGTATTCAGTTGCTACAACAGGTCCATCTGTATACTACAACGCATCTCCAGCTTATAATTCCCAATATCTTTTAAGGACTGCAGCCACCAATGTGACCCCCACAAAGGTAATCATAAATGATACTTGATACAAAGTTGATGAAAATCCAGAAACCTAAATTAAATTGAGTTTAAACTTCAAATTTCAAGCCAGACTCCTTGTTTTGTCACATAGTAAGACTGGGGGAAAACCAAGAATATCATcaagttttaaaataaaggttaaaatatatatttaaaatgtaaaaagttCAAATGTACATTTAGATCTTTTTGTATAGCATTCAGCTTTTGTTGTATTACAAGTAACACTGAATATTGTTCCTATTTTAGGCTCCTGTCTATGCCATGAACAGGCTTACACCTCAGCAGCATATATACACATATCAGCAGCCAATGCATACTCCTCCACTGCAGAACACTTCTGCTTGTATGTTTTCACAAGAAATGTATGGTACGCCACTGCGTTTTGATTCTCCTGCAACTGGAATTTTGTCTCCCCATGGTAATGAGGACTATTACAATTATAGCGTACCTCCAACAAGCACAAACCCACCACTCCCTGAGCCAGGCTATTTCACAAAGCCTTCAGCAGCTCCCTCAGTTTCCAGATCTGCAGAATCAAAAGTTATTGAATTTGGGAAGCCTAACTTTGGGCAACCTATACCAACAGAGGGAGCAAAATCCTCTTCATTGATAACTTCAGTTCAGTCCACACAGCCAACTACTTTCAAATTTAATTCCAACTTCAAATCTAATGATGGTGATTTTACTTTTTCATCACCTCAAGTTGTAACACAGCCCCATAGTACAGGCTACAGTAACAGTGATAGTCTTTTGGGTCTTCTGACATCAGACAAACCTATCAAAGAAGATCGATACACTGGACAGAAACCACTTGCCGAATGTGCTGCCGGGCAGCGCAACATCTTCAGCTTTGGTGGCAAGAATATTTCAGGCATTTCATTTACAGATAAAATAGGTCCAAATCAGCCTAAGCCTTCAGGTGTTGGTAAAGGTGAAGTATTCAGCTTCCAGGAACCTGGTAAACCCATATTTGGTACTCCCAGTTCAGATGTAGCAAATAGAAGTCATGAGACAGATGGAGGAAGTCTCCATGGTGGAGAAGATGATGAGGATGGGCCTCATTTTGAACCTGTTGTACCATTACCTGACAAGATTGAAGTAAAAACTGgtgaggaagatgaagaagagatcTTCTGCAACAGAGCAAAACTCTTTCGTTTTGATAGTGAATGCAAAGAATGGAAAGAGAGAGGTGTTGGTAATGTGAAAATTCTAAAGCATAAAATCACTGGCAAAATCCGTCTTCTAATGAGACGGGAACAAGTGCTGAAAATTTGTGCAAATCACTACATCAATCCTGATATGACTTTGAAACCAAATGCTGGGTCAGAAAAATCATTTGTATGGCATGCATTGGACTATGCAGATGAATTGCCAAAACCTGAACAACTTGCCATCAGATTTAAAACACCAGAAGAAGCAATGCTTTTCAAGAGCAAGTTTCAAGAGGCCCAGAATAGTTTGAAGGGCTTTGGAACCGAAGTTAATCAACAGGCTGCTCAGGATGTTGAATTCTCAAGAGAAAATACTTATCAGGGTGTAAATGATTCTAGTAAACCTGATCCTGGCTTCTTGAACTCTGGATTCCATTTCAAGAGTGGGACTTCCTCTGCAATTGGTAACTGTCAAGTTCCTGGTCCTGATTTCAACAATGCAGCAAAAAACACAAATACCAAAAGCACCTTTACCATTACACCAAGTGGAGCTACACCTGCATCCTTTTCTTTTAGTAAGGAAGTCTTGGGAACACACGTTACACATGGATTTGGCGAACAGTTCATGTTGAAGAAAGATCAGTGGGAGTGTAACACTTGCCTTGTTAGAAATAAAATTACTGCACAGAATTGTATCGCATGCCAGACTCCAAATCCATCTAATAGGGAAGCACTCCCAGTAGATTCAGGATCTTTCAAACTTCATCATGAAGGTACAGAGAGTACATTTGGACTTAGTTCTGCTAAAAAAGAGAACCAGTGGGAATGCAGAGTTTGTTCTATGGGAAATGAAGCCAGTGCATCTCACTGTATTAATTGCAAGAATCCCAGTGGTATTAACACGCCAGTCTTTCTTCCCCAGACTACATTCAAATTTGGCCAAATGGACACTTCTAAGGTCCTACCAAGTGGGTTTGGTTCTAGCTttatgaaaaaggaaggccagTGGGATTGCAATGTATGTCTAGTACGAAATGAAGGCTCTTCACCAACTTGTGCAGCTTGTCAGGCTCCAAATCCATCCAGTGGTGCTCTGGTTCTACCTGCTAATGCTCCACAACCTGTgtttggatttaaaaacaaattatcccAACCCACTGGAGGACCACAGGGCACGGGTTTTAAATCTGACATAACAGAGAAAGGTTTTAAATTTGGCCATGCCACAGAACAAGGGAAGTCTTCCTTCACATTTCAGATTCCTGCTAGTACTGAAACTAAACCTCTAAAAGGAGGATTTAATTTTTCAATGCCTGTGCCTGCAGGAGAATTTAAATTTGGAATACAAGAGCCTAATAAAGATGTTGCAAATGAACAGAGCAAAGAAGGTGCTGTCTTGAAAGGTCTTGATGAAAAAGCAAAGCTATTTGAGGAAAACACTGTACTCAAATCACATGATGTGTCTAGCAAGCAACATGGTGATTTAGTTTTTGGCCAACATAGTAGTACTTTCACTTTTGCTGACCTTGCAAAAACTGGTGAAGGGTTTCAATTTGGCCAAAAAGATCCAAATTTCAAGGGCTTTACAGGTGCTGGTGAAAAGCTCTTTTCTTCTCAAGCTGCTAAAACATCTTCCAAAGCAAATACTTCTGCTGATCTTGAGAAGGATGATGATGCGTATAAGACAGAAGATAGTGATGACATTCATTTTGAGCCTGTTGTTCAAATGCCTGAAAAAGTGGAGCTTGTCACAGGTGAAGAAGATGAAACTGTATTATATTCGCAAAGAATAAAACTTTTTAGGTTTGATGCAGAAGTTAGCCAATGGAAAGAACGTGGTGTTGGCAACTTGAAAATTCTTAAAAATGAAGTTAATGGTAAACTACGGATGATCATGCGCCGTGAGCAGGTATTGAAGGTTTGTGCAAACCACTGGATCACAACTACTATGAACCTAAAGCCTCTCTCCGGTTCAGACAAAGCATGGATGTGGTTAGCCAGTGACTTCTCTGATGGCGATGCAAAGCTGGAGCAGTTGGCAGCTAAATTCAAAACACCAGAACAGGCTGAGGAATTCAAACTGAAATTTCAAGAGTGTCAGAGACTGTTGCTGGATATACCACTCCAAACCCCTCACAAACTCGTGGATACTGGCAAAACAGCAGAGCTCATACAGAAGGCTGAAGAAATGAAAAGTGGATTAAAAGATCTCAAAACTTTCCTGACAGATGAGAAAACTAAACTCACAGATGAAGAGAGCAAAAGCTCTGTATCTGCCACAAACACATCAGATTTGGTTATAAAGCCACATGCTGAAAGTACTGGGCCTACTTTAGAGTGGGATAATTATGACCTACGTGGGGATGCGCTGGATGATGGAACAGATAATTCTGTGTATGCATTGCCTCGGGCTAGTAGCCCAGTGCGAAAGAATCTGTTTAGATTTGGAGAGTCTACCACAGGTTTTAACTTCAGTTTCAAGTCTGCACTAAGTCCTTCAAAGTCTCCCTCCAAACATAACCAAAGTAGGACATCTATAGGCACAGATGAAGAGTCTGATGCTACCCAAGAAGATGAAAGAGATGGCCAGTATTTTGAACCAGTGGTACCTTTACCTGATTTAGTAGAAGTAACAAATGGTGAAGAGAATGAGCAAGTTGTCTTCAGTCACCGAGCTAAACTGTATAGGTTTGATAAAGATGCTAATCAGTGGAAAGAGAGGGGTATTGGAGACAtaaagatcttgcaaaactaTGACACTAAGCAAGTTCGTATAGTTATGAGAAGGGACCAGGTATTAAAAGTTTGTGCTAATCACAGAATAACACCAGATATGCACATCCAGCAAATGAAAGGCACAGAACGAGCATGGGTATGGACTGCATGTGACTTTGCTGAAGGTGAAAGAAAAGTAGAGCTCTTGGCTGTACGATTTAAACTCCAGGATGTTGCTGACTCTTTTAAGCAGATTTTTGAAGAAGCAAAACATGCTCAAGAAAAAGACACTTTAATAACACCACTCTCTTCACGTGCCAATACCCCAAAGGAATCCCCATGTGGAAAGATTGCTGTTGCAGTATTGGAGGAAACCACCAGAGAAAGAACTGATTTAAAGCAGGAAGAAGAAACTGTTATACAAACTGCAGAGCCTTCAGTGGTGGTGAGCACTTCTGAAACACCAACAAAAGCTGTGGTTTCACCACCCAAATTTGTGTTTGGCTCAGAATctgttaaaagtatttttaataatggaaaatcaaagcCTTTCACATTTGGAAATACATCAGCAGCAGGATCTCTCTTTGGCTTCAGTTTTAATGCTCCTCCCAAGAACACAAGCGATAGTTCAGAATGTCAagtaatgaaagaaaaagaaccgGACAGCATGCATGACACAACAACTTGCAAACCTGCTGAACATCAAGGAAGTGGTGTTGCTGGTTGGAAATCCTCAGATGGCAAAGGAGATGTTCAGGGAGCTACTTCAAAAGTGGAAGGACTTcctaatttttcatttaaaacattGGGAAAAGGTGAGCACTTTAACTTTGTTGTTTTCACTAAAATTACCTTTTTTTGCATGGATATGTTTCCACCCCAGCCATTTTCAGCAGTGCAGGATCTTATTGATGTACAGTCGCTAAATGCAGaaggaaaaaatggcaaaagtcCAGACAGTCTGTGTATTCTTAAATGTCTTAGGAAAATAATTTTTGATGCATTTAGGGACTGCTATGTTGAGGACTATATTGATCAGCACAAGTTCCTTGAATTAGATCTGCAAGCCCATATTGGTTATGCAGTTGCTCAACAGGTGTTCTTTGTTCTCATG from Sceloporus undulatus isolate JIND9_A2432 ecotype Alabama chromosome 3, SceUnd_v1.1, whole genome shotgun sequence encodes the following:
- the LOC121926936 gene encoding LOW QUALITY PROTEIN: E3 SUMO-protein ligase RanBP2-like (The sequence of the model RefSeq protein was modified relative to this genomic sequence to represent the inferred CDS: inserted 1 base in 1 codon); translation: MMRRNRAEVDRYVSSXQASAPSPREKSMKGFFFAKLYYEAKEYELAKRYISTYLAVQERDPKAHKFLGQLYEAEDNIEKAVGCYKRSVELNPTQKDLILKIAELLCNNDITDGRAKYWVERAAKVFPGSPLVFRLKERLLDCKSEDGWNQLFDLIQSELHARPDDVYVNIRLVKLYLSNKRLRDAVTHCQEAEKKISLKSSLEWCSCVVQTLKEYLECAQESESDKSNWRKIHRDLLLAYSNLVVMTLSNRGVEESRESLESFDHALHSVKPHVAGNDELSITFLEMKGHFYMHAGTLLLKMAQQSEMLWRAISELAALCYLLAFQVPRPKSKLIKGDQAEQEKLEILACDRLSQSGHMLLNLSYGKPDFFKEIVESFANKSGQSALFDALFGNGSSRENSFLGTDDIRNVSVQGPEYIELTRYDIGAIRAHSGSLQHLTWLGLHWNSLPTLQVIRKWLKQLFHLPQETSRLETNAPESICMLDLEVFLLGVIFTSHLQLQEKFSTQYSAHYPRFLPLPVYKQLCTERQRAWWDAVYALIHKRAVPGTAAKVRILVQHEISILRALGKHGLQPALIVHWAKSLLKTGCSLNSFYDQREYIGRSVYYWKKVLPMLETIKKKRSISEPIDPLFKHFHSEDIQVSQVDEYEEEARIAFAVLDAVDGKTEDAMQAFEAIKNVVAYWNLALIFQRKAEEMENDGLSLEEQEECRNNLKRSRDYLLKIINQSFTDTSVIEKLPVSIETVKEMLECVMQELGDNGEEPRLALNNDLSQPAEAEIKHSTPSPTKFSLSPSKSYKFSPKTPPRWAEDQKTLLQMICQQVESIKNEMQEMKLNNSNTNMSHRWPAESYATETMPDGYQGAQNFHGAPLTVATTGPSVYYNASPAYNSQYLLRTAATNVTPTKAPVYAMNRLTPQQHIYTYQQPMHTPPLQNTSACMFSQEMYGTPLRFDSPATGILSPHGNEDYYNYSVPPTSTNPPLPEPGYFTKPSAAPSVSRSAESKVIEFGKPNFGQPIPTEGAKSSSLITSVQSTQPTTFKFNSNFKSNDGDFTFSSPQVVTQPHSTGYSNSDSLLGLLTSDKPIKEDRYTGQKPLAECAAGQRNIFSFGGKNISGISFTDKIGPNQPKPSGVGKGEVFSFQEPGKPIFGTPSSDVANRSHETDGGSLHGGEDDEDGPHFEPVVPLPDKIEVKTGEEDEEEIFCNRAKLFRFDSECKEWKERGVGNVKILKHKITGKIRLLMRREQVLKICANHYINPDMTLKPNAGSEKSFVWHALDYADELPKPEQLAIRFKTPEEAMLFKSKFQEAQNSLKGFGTEVNQQAAQDVEFSRENTYQGVNDSSKPDPGFLNSGFHFKSGTSSAIGNCQVPGPDFNNAAKNTNTKSTFTITPSGATPASFSFSKEVLGTHVTHGFGEQFMLKKDQWECNTCLVRNKITAQNCIACQTPNPSNREALPVDSGSFKLHHEGTESTFGLSSAKKENQWECRVCSMGNEASASHCINCKNPSGINTPVFLPQTTFKFGQMDTSKVLPSGFGSSFMKKEGQWDCNVCLVRNEGSSPTCAACQAPNPSSGALVLPANAPQPVFGFKNKLSQPTGGPQGTGFKSDITEKGFKFGHATEQGKSSFTFQIPASTETKPLKGGFNFSMPVPAGEFKFGIQEPNKDVANEQSKEGAVLKGLDEKAKLFEENTVLKSHDVSSKQHGDLVFGQHSSTFTFADLAKTGEGFQFGQKDPNFKGFTGAGEKLFSSQAAKTSSKANTSADLEKDDDAYKTEDSDDIHFEPVVQMPEKVELVTGEEDETVLYSQRIKLFRFDAEVSQWKERGVGNLKILKNEVNGKLRMIMRREQVLKVCANHWITTTMNLKPLSGSDKAWMWLASDFSDGDAKLEQLAAKFKTPEQAEEFKLKFQECQRLLLDIPLQTPHKLVDTGKTAELIQKAEEMKSGLKDLKTFLTDEKTKLTDEESKSSVSATNTSDLVIKPHAESTGPTLEWDNYDLRGDALDDGTDNSVYALPRASSPVRKNLFRFGESTTGFNFSFKSALSPSKSPSKHNQSRTSIGTDEESDATQEDERDGQYFEPVVPLPDLVEVTNGEENEQVVFSHRAKLYRFDKDANQWKERGIGDIKILQNYDTKQVRIVMRRDQVLKVCANHRITPDMHIQQMKGTERAWVWTACDFAEGERKVELLAVRFKLQDVADSFKQIFEEAKHAQEKDTLITPLSSRANTPKESPCGKIAVAVLEETTRERTDLKQEEETVIQTAEPSVVVSTSETPTKAVVSPPKFVFGSESVKSIFNNGKSKPFTFGNTSAAGSLFGFSFNAPPKNTSDSSECQVMKEKEPDSMHDTTTCKPAEHQGSGVAGWKSSDGKGDVQGATSKVEGLPNFSFKTLGKGFNFSLFKSNPMAFWSSTSTSQPCSKAVEVKKEPDTDTSDDVLIVYELTPTPEQRALADSLRLPPTFFSYKNKPGYLSEDDDDEDYETAVRKLNGKLYPDEPKEHTKLQETDPREGEAESKDECVLVWEQKPTPEEKAKAETLKLPPTFLCGISSDTDEDNENLEDFQTELRKVQEAKEAQVEEVTSSTDDKCTTKEDMVVVEASKSEELDSTTASKTEEPDSTTKPTHTIQALLGTDDKPVDLSTKKESDLNTLASANQENKPFSFALGNIPGLSFADLASNNSGDFAFGSKDKNFKWANTGATVFGVETVTKGDNEEDASDEEVVHNDDIHFEPIVSLPEVEVKSGEEDEEIIFKERAKLYRWDREVNQWKERGVGEIKILFHTQKKCYRILMRRDQVLKVCANHIITKTMDLKPLNTSNNAVVWTATDYADGEAKIEQLAVRFKSQDLADSFKRRFEECQLSLSELQKGHVSLTAELSRETNPMVYLEVSADDEPLGHITIELFSNIVPRTAENFRALCTGEVGFGFRNSVFHRIIPDFICQGGDITRHDGTGGKSIYGDSFEDENFEVKHTGPGLLSMANRGRDTNNSQFFITLKKAEHLDFKHVVFGFVKDGMDVVKKMESFGSPGGALSKIIMITDCGQI